In Miscanthus floridulus cultivar M001 unplaced genomic scaffold, ASM1932011v1 os_2652_1_2, whole genome shotgun sequence, a single window of DNA contains:
- the LOC136535279 gene encoding uncharacterized protein, whose protein sequence is MMRGDEYRYQQQGGPGFVIGGAPHGVIMAVVVGLVVGGPLFLGDGGEAITSAIADLLGPTGLLLLPVALILVIRVLSSDRGAAGALADALALGGSPDSVHRVGGSPVGVALALALIAVLLYYRSALLGGGDGGDDE, encoded by the coding sequence ATGATGAGAGGTGACGAGTACCGGTACCAGCAGCAAGGCGGCCCCGGGTTCGTCATCGGCGGCGCGCCGCACGGCGTGatcatggcggtggtggtgggtcTAGTGGTGGGTGGCCCGCTGTTCCTGGGCGACGGCGGGGAGGCGATCACGTCCGCGATTGCGGACCTGCTGGGCCCCACgggcctgctgctgctccccgtCGCGCTCATCCTCGTCATCCGCGTCCTCTCCTCCGACCGCGGCGCCGCCGGCGCGCTCGCCGACGCCCTCGCCCTCGGCGGGTCCCCGGACTCCGTGCACCGCGTCGGCGGATCCCCCGTCGGGGTCGCGCTCGCGCTCGCACTCATCGCCGTCCTCCTCTACTACCGCTCCGCGctcctcggcggcggcgacggcggcgacgatGAGTAG